Proteins from a single region of Pseudodesulfovibrio portus:
- a CDS encoding MerR family transcriptional regulator codes for MSKKFISLREVGRQLGIPPSTVVYYKDKFGKYIPSEGGGGRRTRYPVEVLEIFRRIRTMFNDNWSAEQIENELALKFSLLINDQQSDQRFDQSLSDGGIQELAGVLSRMSDVLDNQSLFRSEIRSLRDELSALREEREKEARQQKKVVDDLQKELLSLRKKLSGSATDGGIDFPPVDFLSSPLVIASDGEYLGVQGKGKKAFSLEDFVQLIERKESDSVSVETSWKRQNGQWVLVIRTEDAGKGREQNVVLVAQKTVTPNRNTVTEIIRLNIDGNDAPDALLLTLFRQLRAVFNG; via the coding sequence ATGAGTAAAAAATTCATAAGCCTTAGAGAGGTCGGTCGACAGTTGGGTATTCCTCCGTCGACCGTCGTCTACTATAAGGATAAATTTGGAAAATATATTCCGTCTGAGGGCGGCGGGGGCCGTCGTACCCGGTACCCAGTCGAGGTGCTTGAGATATTCAGGAGGATCCGTACCATGTTTAATGACAATTGGTCTGCTGAACAAATTGAAAATGAATTAGCATTGAAATTCAGCTTGTTAATAAATGATCAACAGTCTGATCAAAGGTTTGATCAATCTTTGTCTGATGGTGGGATTCAGGAGTTGGCGGGAGTGCTTTCCAGAATGTCGGACGTCCTGGACAACCAGTCCCTGTTCCGAAGCGAAATCCGGTCCTTGAGGGATGAATTGTCCGCCTTGCGCGAGGAGCGTGAGAAAGAGGCTCGGCAACAGAAGAAAGTGGTCGATGATCTGCAAAAAGAGCTTTTGTCTCTGCGTAAAAAACTATCCGGCAGCGCAACTGACGGTGGGATCGATTTTCCGCCCGTCGATTTCCTGTCCAGCCCCCTGGTGATCGCCTCGGACGGTGAATATCTCGGCGTGCAGGGCAAGGGGAAGAAGGCTTTTTCCCTGGAAGATTTCGTGCAGCTCATTGAGCGCAAGGAGTCCGACTCCGTGAGTGTGGAAACGTCCTGGAAGCGTCAGAACGGCCAGTGGGTGTTGGTGATCCGCACCGAGGATGCAGGCAAGGGGCGAGAGCAGAATGTCGTCCTGGTGGCCCAAAAGACCGTCACGCCGAACCGGAACACCGTCACCGAGATAATCCGCCTGAATATCGACGGGAACGATGCTCCCGATGCCCTTTTGCTGACCTTGTTCCGGCAGTTGCGGGCGGTTTTCAACGGCTAG